The Musa acuminata AAA Group cultivar baxijiao chromosome BXJ1-8, Cavendish_Baxijiao_AAA, whole genome shotgun sequence genomic sequence TGTTCTTGGGACGACACCCCACCGGCCTCCGCACATGAACAGCTCATCTCCCtctccccacccccacccccacccccacccctaaACAAATCAACCGCTTCATGTACTACGTGTTCGAGTTGCTGATGGAGGAAGTCACTGCCGACATCGATCCCAATGATCAGATCGCCCACGCTTGCGCCGCCGCACCAGAAGATGAGAATGGGTGTTCAtatgagctgctgctgctgctgcatgcaGAAAACCTACCACTGGGTTGACCCGACACAGCGTGCATGTACGTTTAAGATTTCCATTTCTGTGTCCACGAGTCGATGTTCCTAAGATTTGCATTTCATATACTGGTCAAAGGCAGGTGAACAGCTTCATCGATCACGGATGGCGAGACAACTGGCCCAGCCATTTGAGCTAGTGAAGGACCACATGATCCTGGTTGACTTTTTTCTCTCCTCGACAAACCATCTTGGATCCAAAGACCATCCTAACTCCTGTTCTTGGGCATGACGGCAGATGACGCTCATGCAAACGCATCCAACCCACCTACCGGTGCGGGGTTCTTTAACACCGAAAAATTATGTGAAAGATAAGATAGACTAAACTCCACTGTGATGTGAAGGAACCCTTTTGTTTTTGACTCCTGACCCGAGGAAGAAAATGCATCATCATTTGTTGGTACACGAATGAATCTTTCCCGATTTATTCTACGCCAACCAATGAATTCATGTGATCTTAATTCGACGGTATGTCCGAAGCACAGCAGCCGAAGTCTTCTTAATTTAAGCGACAAATCCTTTCGGATAAGCATGACCTCAGAAGTCTTGTTCTACTCGAGTCATCGATCGGAAGAGGACAGATTGTTCTGCTGTCGTTGTTTCACGATCGACTTGTTCTCTGTAAATTGACGTGGAGCTCTGATGAATCTCAACTCTATTTGTGTTCTTTTTTCTTTGGATTCGATTGGATTAAATTATCCAGGAAATTATCGGAACTATGGGGTGCCGGCGGAGCAACGCAACTGAGGGACAGAGATTCCCGGGGAGGGGCCCGACGAGAACGGGGGATTCCCGCGTGGCTGGGCCTTCTTCCACTCATGGCGCGACGCGCGGGCCGTGGCGCCGACGCATGGCGTCCTTCCCACGTGGCTCGACTGCGCCTGACGCATTCGTCTCGTAGCTGTCAAACCGAACCCACCACGGGCAATTTGTGGATAGATAATGACCGGCGTGTGGCCCACCGACGGGCGCAACGTTAGCGGGGACGACCGCGGGGGCGGTGCGCGTTGACGCTAAGGCATCGGAGATGGGCTGTCGTCTTCCGCCCCCGCCGCCCCCGCCGCGGGATCCACCAAATCTGTCTCCTTCGGAATCGATTCGTCGCCGATCCCCTCCTCCATTAATCGCCGCACTTCTCCCACCGGTCCGGTCAACAAAGCGAGCAGAGGCTCGTCCGCAACAACATCAAACCCTGGAATGAGCTTGAACTCGTTCCGAGGCATTAGGCAACCGTGGAAGACGACAACAGCTCGATAAATGGATGGATTGATTCCATCAGTCGATTTCTTTGATGTCCTCCTGTTTCATCTTGTCCGTTTAGCGCAACACGGCAAGCTGTGGTTGGCCGCCTTCATGATGCATGCAGCTCACGGGATTAGAATCCAGTGCTGCGTTTTGTTGTCATCTTCATCAGCGAGAATCTTGGAGCGAACAGGTCGCATCAGCAGCAGCTTCCCAACATTTCGAAAGCAACAGTCTTCGCCGAAGCCGGAAGAAATCGATTGCATGCTGCTTCTGTCGATTGTTCAGTAATCTctattgcatgcatgcatgcatgcttgaTTTTGTCTGACTTATATATATTATTCATGGAAACTCAGAAAAAAATCGTCGGCAAAAGCCACAGTTTTGCACGCTGGGAAGACGTCAGTGGCAGTGTTGTAAAAAGAGATAAACACGGAGGGGGAGTTCGCAGAAGGAAGCGCGGAGTCGCCGAATCGTCCGGATCGGCGAGTAATAGGCGACGCGGTCGCGTCGAGAATTCCGTCATCGGACCAAAAGATCGGGGGTGGAATTAATGACACGCGTCGCCAAAAGATTCCCTCTTGGAAGACGTCAAATCCAACGGTACAGACACCTGATCCTGTGACACGCGTCGCCAAAAGATTCCCTCTTGAAAGACATCAAATCCAACGGTACAGACACCCGATCCTGCCACCCCGCTCCCCTCTCCCCTCTCCCCTCTCCCGCGCTTGCACTCCCCGACTACAGTATCCACAACGGGGACGTCGTATGAAATTAAACCCCCTCAATAAAGAATTCCAATTTGATTTCTTTatataatagattggattctttTCTCTCGCTCTCCGTCTTTCCCCTCTTTGCCCTTTCATTGCGCCGCGacgcagcgagagagagagagagatccatttATAATAACAAGGATTCGAGAACGAGGGCGACCCGCGGTGTGCGAAGAGCCTCTCTTTCCATCAATCGCCAACGAATTCGGGTGATTCTTGCTGTAATGGGGAGAATCTAGCAGAGGATAGGGGATAATTGGTGGAAAGATTGCATCTTGCGTTGGATTCGTGGGGGAATAAGTTCCTTAGTCGTTGTTACGTAGGTATGTAGTCTAAACTTGTTCCTTTTATGTGGAGTGGAGAGTTTTGGAGAAGAGAGACGCGAGGATTGAGATTTCATTTTGGTGAATGACATGGATTTTGGATTTTGTAGGGTTTCGGGCCAGTAGGGTTTGAGTTGAGGAAGAAGTCGAGTTGTAATTGTTCTTCTGATCGGATTTTCTTCTTGGAGATCTCAGCGGAGTGGAGACTGGGTTTTTGCAGTCGCTTCGACTTCGAGGAGGCGGTTttgggaagaagaagaatttTCTTTGCTGCTCCATTCTGTATCTGAAATTTCTGTTCTTTTTCCAGTCGCACCAGTTCTTCTCAGAGCATCGTGAGCGGTCAGACATCAAGTCTGACACCATAGAGCTTGAGGGTTTTTTCCGTCTCATTTCTGTATCAAAAGCCCACCTTGCAGTCTTGTGTGCGCGGTCATGCTGTATCAGTGTCCATTTTCTCTCCTTGTTTCAGGAAGCCTAGTAAAGGAAGGAGTCTTGTGTCGGGAGGAGATGAAGAATTGGCTTGATTGAAAGGTGAGAATTTTCTTAGGGATTCCTTCTTCTTGGGTGATATCCTTTCCAATTTTACTAGCAGAAAAGTGTCTCTTCTCACAGCATCCTCCGAGGACTAGGTAGAGTTGTTCCCTACGACTTGCTTTTGGCAAATCCATGAAAGAACCACCTATGAAGGACAACGACAAATGCCTGGACTCCCAGCTCTGGCACGCCTGCGCTGGCGGAATGGTTCAGATGCCTGCCGTGAACTCCAAGGTCTACTACTTCCCCCAGGGTCATGCCGAGCATGCCCAGTCAGCCGTGGACTTTGGGACTTCGCCACGGATACCACCACTCATCCTCTGCAGGGTGACTGCAGTCAAGTTCAGGGCTGATAAAGAGACAGATGAGGTCTTTGCCAAGATCCAGATGGTTCCCATCAGTAACAGCGAGTCGGACTACGGCGAAGGTGATGGTTTGGGTCTTAGTATGAACGGATTTGATGCACAAGAAAAGCCTGCATCTTTTGCCAAGACACTGACCCAATCGGATGCCAACAATGGTGGTGGATTCTCTGTCCCTCGCTACTGCGCTGAGACCATCTTCCCCAGGTTGGATTACTCCGCGGACCCCCCTGTGCAGACCGTGATTGCAAAGGATGTACATGGTGAGGTTTGGAAGTTTAGGCATATATACAGGGGCACACCACGGCGGCACCTGCTCACCACTGGCTGGAGTATCTTTGTAAACCAGAAGAAGCTGGTGGCCGGGGATTCAATTGTGTTCCTTAGAGCAGAGAATGGGGATCTCTGCATTGGCATCCGGCGTGCCAAAAGAGGTGGGTTTGGTGATGGTCCTGAGACTCCAGGATGGAATTCACCAAGCGAAAGCGCTATCTCTGGCTATGACAGCTTCTCTGCCTTTCTGAGGGAGGAGGAGAGCAAATTGATGAGAGGTACTGGTGGTAATTTTGCCTCCAGCGGGGGTATGAGAGGAAGGGGGCGAGTGAGGGCAGATGCTGTCATTGGGACAGCATCACTAGCAGCTAGTGGACAGCCTTTTGAGGTTGTGTACTACCCGAGAGCCGGTACACCTGAGTTTTGTGTCAAGGCTGCAGCTGTGAGAGCAGCGATGAGGATCCAGTGGTGTCCAGGGATGAGATTTAAGATGGCTTTTGAGACTGAGGACTCATCTAGGATTAGCTGGTTCATGGGGACTATATCTTCAGTTCAGGTTTCAGATCCTGTAAGATGGCCTATTTCACCATGGAGACTTCTTCAGGTAACTTTTTATGCAGCATGCATGCTTGTTATGAATTTGTTTCTTCTTTGTATCTCCATTCAGTTTCACattcattttgtttttctttgcttAGTTGTCTAAGAAAGATATACTATAACTGACAAAATACGTATTTTTCGATAAAGATATAGTGAAGAAATTCTTAAGGGATATCTTGGGATATCCTTTTCTTATTAAGATGCAATTGTCCATAACTCTTGAAGTTCTTAATTGTGTTGACtagaataaaattttattttcctttGTATTGATTATTGAACCCATTTCTTGTCTATAATTTTGTTGTTCTATATAATCTATGATATAGCGGTGTTCCATTGTTGACAAAAGAttattatcttttgtttcattttcaATTCTACAGTCACGAGGCAAATGATAGGGCTTTTATCCCTGGAAGTTGGAATGTGTGATGTGCTTGTAATTTGAATGGATTCTCTCTTAAAAACAAATCCATGCTGTGTATATGCTTGCGAACATTGATCACTAACCCGGTCAGTCGTTAGATTAATGACATTATATGTCTCCCACGGCTCTTCCTGATCATCATCCTGAAGGTTGTATTAGTTGTATTATAATTTATTGGCGCTAGAGGTtgcatttataaataaaaaacagCTCAAATGATGCCTAGGCAATACTTTTGAGTGTTAAATATGTAAGTAGTGGTTCAGTGTGAGATGTGTCTTTTTGGCAGGGAGCAAATTTCTTTTCCGCCAGACAGATTAGAGTATCTCCTGAATAAATGGGACAAATCTATTCTGAATTTATACATATCTGCTTATTGGAGAAAGAAAAGTAGAGTTCCATTATGGTTATCTTTTCATAACCTGGGGTCCTGCTGATGAGCATGAACAAATCTTTGGTTCATTTGCTATAataaatatgaactcataaaaacCTCAAATTGTGCTTCCGTGATTTCTGTCACAAGATTGATGGTTATTTGAAACTGCACTCGACAAGTGGTACTCTCACTTGACGGTTTATGTGTGTTTTTCAATTTGAGTATTCTGATTGTCCCTTGAAATGGATTTACAGGTGACATGGGATGAGCC encodes the following:
- the LOC135587583 gene encoding auxin response factor 18-like, with the translated sequence MKEPPMKDNDKCLDSQLWHACAGGMVQMPAVNSKVYYFPQGHAEHAQSAVDFGTSPRIPPLILCRVTAVKFRADKETDEVFAKIQMVPISNSESDYGEGDGLGLSMNGFDAQEKPASFAKTLTQSDANNGGGFSVPRYCAETIFPRLDYSADPPVQTVIAKDVHGEVWKFRHIYRGTPRRHLLTTGWSIFVNQKKLVAGDSIVFLRAENGDLCIGIRRAKRGGFGDGPETPGWNSPSESAISGYDSFSAFLREEESKLMRGTGGNFASSGGMRGRGRVRADAVIGTASLAASGQPFEVVYYPRAGTPEFCVKAAAVRAAMRIQWCPGMRFKMAFETEDSSRISWFMGTISSVQVSDPVRWPISPWRLLQVTWDEPDFLQNVKCVNPWLVELVSHMPAINLAHFSPPSKKPRIPQHPDLPFEGQFPTPMVARIPLRSGDSPFCCYSDSAPAGIQGARHANFGLNLHLNKLQMGLFHAGLHRVDQATPNSRISMGVIVGNPTVDDDLSCLLTIGHPSQNLQKSCNGKPPQLVLFGQPILTEQQVSLSKSENGVSLGATGKSSTGGDLKKTTYASGGSGYAIDQKGSPEAFPSYRDHRASELGLESGHCKVFMESDDVGRTLDLSVFGSYEELYGRLSDMFGIEKSKMMNHVFYKDVAGAVKHTRDEPFSDFMKTARRLMILTDSGSR